From the Salvia hispanica cultivar TCC Black 2014 unplaced genomic scaffold, UniMelb_Shisp_WGS_1.0 HiC_scaffold_1520, whole genome shotgun sequence genome, the window TTCTCATCATCTTTGGTAAAATCAAGTCCACCGCGAAGACATTCATAAACCGCTCTACCATAGTTTTTAGCAGATAACCCCAATTTAGGTTTAATAGTACATCCCAGCAGAGGACGACCGTACTTGTTCAATTTATCTCTCTCAGCTTGGATCCCATGAGGCGGGCCTTGGAAAGTTTTAACATAAGCAACAGGAATTCGCAGATCTTCCAGACGTAGAGCACGTAGAGCTTTGAATCCAAATACATTTCCTACAATGGAAGTAAACATGTTAGTAACAGACCCTTCTTCAAAAAGGTCTAAAGGGTAAGCTACATAACAGATATATTGATCTTTTTCTCCAGGAACGGGCTCAATGTGGTAGCATCGCCCTTTGTAACGATCAAGACTGGTAAGTCCATCGGTCCACACAGTTGTCCATGTACCAGTAGAAGATTCGGCAGCTACCGCGGCCCCTGCTTCTTCAGGCGGAACTCCAGGTTGAGGAGTTACTCGGAATGCTGCCAAGATATCAGTATCTTTGGTTTCGTATTCAGGAGTATAATAAGTCAATTTGTACTCTTTAACACCCGCTTTGAATCCAACACCTGCTTTAGTCTCTGTTTGTGGTGACATAAATCCCTCCCTACAACTCATGAATTAAGAATTCTTACAACAACAAGGTCTACTCGACACGAATGAATTGGGCGTTAATGAAACTTTTCCCAGGAATCTTTCACAAACTTCCCAACTAATactaaatactaatattatcaACTAATCAGAATGTTTGATTATTAGACCATGGTATTTGATTTACCAAACACATCATTATTGTATACTCTTTCATATATATAGCGCAACcccatttttccttttgatcTTTTTTGGAATCGAAATACCTAACCTAACTAATAAGAAATTTCCTCTTGACAGTGGTATATGTTATATATGTAAATCCTAGATGTGAAAGTAGGGCTAATTCATCTATGAAATGATGATGAAAGGGTataaaaaaacgaaaagaATAGGCTATAGACCTAAATCGATAtgctgaaataaaaaaaaagaaaagccaataagatataaataatgcATCGTAATGTAAATAGAGTTCGGGTTCGAATTCCatagaatattttatataatatagatGGGATTGTCTATAATAATAGACAAATGAAAAACGTTCTCAAGATCTTTATTCATCcacttgaaatttttaaaatagctTGCTTGAGTTTGAAAATTAACTCATTGAATCATTGAAGAGTAAACGATTGAATTGGATTCGATTGGAGGGCACCACCAAAATTGAGTGCTAACTCCCATTTGTTATTGAATTAACCGATCGACATACTATCGgacatttattttgaattcgataattttcacaaaaaaatttcgacatatttttttatttattatattatgagAATGAATCCTACTACTTCTGGTTCTGGGGTTTCCAcgcttgaaaaaaaaaacctggGGCGTATTATCCAAATCATTGGTCCGGTACTAGATGCGGCCTTTCCGCCAGGCCAGATGCCTAATATTTATAACGCTCTGGTAGTTAAAGGCCGAGATACTGTTGGTCAACCAATTAATGTGACTTGTGAGGTACAGCAATTATTAGGAAATAATCGAGTTAGAGCTGTAGCTATGAGTGCTACAGATGGTCTGATGAGAGGAATGGAAGTGATTGATACGGGAGCTCCTCTAAGTGTTCCAGTCGGTGGAGCGACTCTAGGACGCATTTTTAATGTGCTTGGAGAGCCTGTTGATAATTTAGGTCCTGTAGATACTCGTACAACATTTCCTATTCATCGATCTGCGCCTGCCTTTATACAGTTAGATAcaaaattatctatttttgaaaCAGGAATTAAAGTAGTAGATCTTTTAGCACCTTATCGCCGCGGGGGAAAAATCGGACTATTTGGTGGAGCTGGGGTTGGTAAAACGGTACTCATTATGGAATTGATTAACAATATTGCCAAAGCCCATGGGGGGGTATCCGTATTTGGCGGAGTGGGTGAACGTACTCGTGAAGGAAATGATCTTTACATGGAAATGAAAGAATCTGGagtaattaatgaagaaaatattgcAGAATCAAAAGTGGCTTTAGTTTATGGCCAGATGAATGAACCGCCGGGAGCTCGTATGAGAGTTGGTTTGACTGCTCTAACGATGGCGGAATATTTCCGAGATGTTAATGAACAAGACGTACTTCTATTTATCGACAATATCTTCCGTTTCGTTCAAGCCGGATCCGAAGTATCGGCCTTATTGGGTAGAATGCCTTCCGCTGTCGGTTATCAACCCACCCTGAGTACTGAAATGGGCTCTTTACAAGAAAGAATTACTTCTACCAAAGAAGGATCCATAACTTCTATTCAAGCGGTTTATGTACCTGCAGACGATTTGACCGATCCTGCCCCTGCTACCACATTTGCACATTTAGATGCTACTACCGTACTATCAAGAGGATTAGCTGCCAAAGGGATCTATCCGGCAGTAGATCCTTTAGATTCAACCTCAACCATGCTTCAACCTCGGATCGTTGGTGAGGAACATTATGAAACTGCGCAAAGAGTTAAGCAAACTTTACAACGTTATAAAGAGCTTCAGGACATTATAGCTATCCTTGGGTTGGACGAATTATCCGAAGAGGATCGTTTAACCGTAGCAAGAGCGCGAAAAATTGAGCGTTTCTTATCACAACCCTTTTTTGTAGCCGAAGTATTTACCGGTTCTCCGGGGAAATATGTTGGTCTAGCAGAAACCATTAAAGGGTTTCAATTGATCCTTTCCGGAGAATTAGATGGTCTTCCTGAACAGGCCTTTTATTTAGTAGGGAATATCGATGAAGCTACCGCGAAGGCTATCAACTTAGAAATGGAGAGCAATTTGAAGAAATGACTTTAAATCTTTGTGTACTGACCCCTAATCGAATTGTTTGGGATTCAGAAGTGAAAGAAATCATTTTATCTACAAATAGTGGTCAAATTGGCGTATTACCAAATCATGCTCCTATTGCTACAGCTGTAGATATAGGGATTTTGAGAATACGCCTTAAGGACCAATGGTTAACGATGGCTCTGATGGGCGGTTTTGCTAGAATAGGCAATAATGAGATCACTGTTTTAGTAAATGATGCGGAAAAGGGTAGTGATATTGATCCACAAGAAGCTCAGGAAACTCTTAAAATAGCAGAAGCTAGTTTGAGAAAAGCTGAAGGAAAGAGACAAATAATTGAGGCAAATCTAGCTCTCCGACGAGCTAGGACAAGAGTCGAGGCTGTCAGTGCAATTTCATAACTAGTTGGTGCgttcaaataatcaaaagaGTTTCTAAACCCTATTTTGATTGCATTCACTCGACAGAATCCAATTTTGATACAACGcaattcaaaaatgaaataaaaaagagaaaagggtGGGGCAAAAAACTTATTAGATACCATCGACTCCGGTATCTAATAAGTTCTACCTACTATTGGATTTGAACCAATGACTCCCGCCGTATGAAAGCAATACTCTAACCACTGAGTTAAGTAGGTCATTTATCATCCTCAAAAGAACCAAATGGAACCCATCCCGTCGATGgattataaatatcatattcTTTATAAGCAATAATAATCGAACCAATACCACTCAAAAATTTAGGATGTTGAATCATAGAATATTCATCTTGACAACAAATTATATACATGATAAAATATGCATCACAAGCACTAAGGGCTATAGCTCAGTTGGTAGAGCACCTCGTTTACACGCGCGCCAATGTTTTTTCAGGGGAATCCACCATCCAACCCAAAAAATGGATCTTATTTCGAAATCGACGTCTTACTCTATAATAACTTTAAGAGAACAATAGCCTGACGAGAGGTTCGGTCCTATTTGAGTGCCCTTTTAGGTATCAAACAGACCCCATCTTGAGATATTGATAAGGTGAATACCCGTATATTCAATGCCAGGCATAATGAGTATAAGGCCCTCAAAAAATCTCTTTTCGTCCTATGAACTTGAAGGTGTATGAAGTTTCATATTGGATTTTTTAAGCCGAACGATAGAGACTTCATTTAACTTCAAATTCGAGGCCAAAGGCAGACCTACGTCAAAATAACTTCACCTTTGAAACACTTTGGTAGTGCTCCTGAATTAGAATCCAAAATAATGAATCAGAGCACATGGAGCCATCTCCTTATTTTTTCtgtcaagaaaaaaatatggcGGATTGACTGATATTTCTATCAGTTAATGAAAGAGCccaatgcaaaaaaaatgcatgttGGGTCTTTGAAACAGTTCATAtcattttgataataataagtTTGGTCTGTTTTACCGAGAAGGTCTACGGTTCGAGTCCGTATAGCCCTAGAGccctataaaaaaaaatgaataaaattcatattttcattttaaataaaaaattgtataattttgatttcttcattCTTGTTTGTTGCTTGTAACTGACCGGTTGGTTCATCGAAACCAAAGCCGACAATCAAGGGGTTAAGCCAGTGATACTCCTTTCCTTTGGTATACCTTACCAATACCCGGCGAAGCagaccaaaacaaaaaaggggGGTGGTCTTCTTTTTCTGTATTCAATCAAGAGAAAACCCCACCCAGATCTAATAAACGGAATATACCAACACTAAGATTAAGATATTTGAAATCCTGAGATGGAAATACCTACCCATTCTCGTACATTTGAATACTTGTTCTATTCTAAATTACTAAGAAAAAAACCCCGACTCTATTcctaaaaaatgcaaaaattaaaataccgAACTCACCTtttgataaagaaaattaaaataatcaaaagaataagaaattcGAAACtcttaaacacaaaataataattctattTGCTTTCTTTAGGAAGAATCTTGGGcgaaaacaagaaaatttgtCTAAGTGTAACATCTAGAGTTATACTAACTAAAGCaattaactaaaattgaactaaaaaaatgaagtagacTGGAAATAGGATCCCCATCAAGTCAGTCGATAAATCTTGAAATGAGATATGCCCTACAATAATCAAAGGAAACTAGACACTTTCGTCAAAATGAATTCTTGTTTTGACTAACCAGTTATCGATGACTTTACAACTTCAATTCGACTCAACCAATCCGGTATATTTTCCACGTTCATAGGAGTGCGTCTATGTTTTTGCTTTAcgaatatgatattttttgggCATTTCTAATAATATCAAGTCTTATTCCTATTTtagcattttttatttctgggATTTTAGCCCCGATTAGGAAAGCGCCGGAGAAACTTTCTAGTTATGAATCGGGTATAGAACCAATGGGCAACGCTTGGTTACAATTTAGAATCCGTTATTATATGTTTGCTCtagtttttgttgtttttgatgTTGAAACGGTTTTTCTTTATCCATGGGCAATGAGTTTCGATGTATTGGGCGTATCTGTATTTATAGAAGCTTTAATTTTCGTGCTTATCTTAATTGTTGGTTTAGTTTATGCATGGCGAAAGGGGGCATTGGAATGGTCTTAGCTCCTGACTATTCAgacaataaaaagaaaagggaaaaaagattgaaaagtTATGAATTCCATTGAGTTTCCTTTACTTAATCGAACAGCCGAAATTTCAGTTATTTCAACTACATTAAATGATCTTTCAAATTGGTCAAGACTCTCCAGTTTATGGCCGCTTCTCTATGGTACCAGTTGttgttttattgaatttgctTCACTAATAGGATCACGGTTTGACTTTGATCGTTATGGACTAGTACCAAGATCGAGTCCCAGACAAGCGGATCTAATTTTAACAGCTGGAACAGTAACAATGAAAATGGCCCCCTCCTTGGTGAGATTATACG encodes:
- the LOC125198482 gene encoding ribulose bisphosphate carboxylase large chain-like, producing MSCREGFMSPQTETKAGVGFKAGVKEYKLTYYTPEYETKDTDILAAFRVTPQPGVPPEEAGAAVAAESSTGTWTTVWTDGLTSLDRYKGRCYHIEPVPGEKDQYICYVAYPLDLFEEGSVTNMFTSIVGNVFGFKALRALRLEDLRIPVAYVKTFQGPPHGIQAERDKLNKYGRPLLGCTIKPKLGLSAKNYGRAVYECLRGGLDFTKDD
- the LOC125198481 gene encoding ATP synthase subunit beta, chloroplastic; amino-acid sequence: MRMNPTTSGSGVSTLEKKNLGRIIQIIGPVLDAAFPPGQMPNIYNALVVKGRDTVGQPINVTCEVQQLLGNNRVRAVAMSATDGLMRGMEVIDTGAPLSVPVGGATLGRIFNVLGEPVDNLGPVDTRTTFPIHRSAPAFIQLDTKLSIFETGIKVVDLLAPYRRGGKIGLFGGAGVGKTVLIMELINNIAKAHGGVSVFGGVGERTREGNDLYMEMKESGVINEENIAESKVALVYGQMNEPPGARMRVGLTALTMAEYFRDVNEQDVLLFIDNIFRFVQAGSEVSALLGRMPSAVGYQPTLSTEMGSLQERITSTKEGSITSIQAVYVPADDLTDPAPATTFAHLDATTVLSRGLAAKGIYPAVDPLDSTSTMLQPRIVGEEHYETAQRVKQTLQRYKELQDIIAILGLDELSEEDRLTVARARKIERFLSQPFFVAEVFTGSPGKYVGLAETIKGFQLILSGELDGLPEQAFYLVGNIDEATAKAINLEMESNLKK